A genomic stretch from Haloarchaeobius amylolyticus includes:
- a CDS encoding amino acid-binding protein, translating into MATDVSETRRAYTVRLELVDEPGELLRALRPIADNGGNLLSIFHERGNLTPRGNIPVEVDLECSPSRFEDVVQGLRDAGVTVTQAGADQYTEQVSVLLVGHLVETDLSDTLETIEECSGASVIDFALDAPAGTDDVSSARAQLAVEPGQTEEALAVVREVAEKKELRVVEPLVEGDA; encoded by the coding sequence ATGGCGACTGACGTCTCCGAGACGCGGCGAGCGTACACAGTCCGGCTGGAACTCGTCGACGAGCCGGGCGAGCTGTTGCGCGCGCTCCGTCCCATCGCGGACAACGGAGGGAACCTGCTCTCGATATTCCACGAGCGCGGGAACCTGACACCGCGGGGGAACATCCCGGTCGAGGTCGACCTGGAGTGCTCGCCGAGCCGCTTCGAGGACGTGGTCCAGGGCCTGCGCGACGCCGGCGTCACGGTGACGCAGGCCGGGGCCGACCAGTACACCGAGCAGGTGAGCGTGCTGCTCGTCGGGCATCTCGTCGAGACGGACCTCTCGGACACGCTGGAGACCATCGAGGAGTGCAGTGGGGCCTCGGTCATCGACTTCGCGCTGGACGCGCCGGCCGGGACGGACGACGTCTCGAGCGCGCGGGCACAGCTCGCGGTCGAGCCGGGCCAGACCGAGGAGGCGCTCGCGGTGGTCCGCGAGGTCGCCGAGAAGAAGGAGCTGCGTGTCGTCGAACCGCTCGTGGAGGGAGACGCATGA
- a CDS encoding homoserine dehydrogenase: MKVAVLGAGAVGRSVARLAGEHGHTVTGLADSSSGVTNPDGIDVDAVLSRKSARGYVGGADPEVVLDGEYDVLVEATPTTLGDAEPGFSHVRTALERDRHVVLANKGPVAERYGDVMDLAAASEGEVLFEATVAGAIPVLGTIADYGPSQVTAVRGVLNGTANFILSRMAAEGLDYEHVLAEAQDLGVAEADPAFDVEGTDAALKCVILSNVLAGGETEYTLEDADVDGIVDIPPSALQLAQSDGRTVRLVGEATPTGIRVGPRLVPTDSPLAVTGTENIVQLETDHAGTLALRGRGAGGDPTASAVLADVARLE; the protein is encoded by the coding sequence ATGAAGGTCGCCGTCCTCGGTGCGGGCGCGGTCGGACGCTCGGTCGCGCGCCTCGCGGGCGAGCACGGCCACACCGTGACCGGTCTGGCGGACTCGAGTTCCGGCGTGACGAACCCCGACGGCATCGACGTGGACGCGGTGCTCTCGCGGAAGTCGGCGCGTGGCTACGTCGGCGGGGCCGACCCCGAGGTGGTGCTCGACGGCGAGTACGACGTCCTCGTCGAGGCGACGCCGACCACACTCGGCGACGCCGAGCCCGGCTTCTCGCACGTCCGGACCGCGCTGGAGCGCGACCGGCACGTCGTGCTGGCGAACAAGGGCCCGGTGGCCGAGCGCTACGGCGACGTGATGGACCTCGCGGCCGCGAGCGAGGGCGAGGTGCTGTTCGAGGCGACCGTCGCCGGCGCCATCCCGGTGCTCGGCACCATCGCGGACTACGGCCCTTCACAGGTGACCGCGGTCCGCGGCGTCCTGAACGGGACGGCGAACTTCATCCTCTCGCGGATGGCCGCCGAGGGGCTCGACTACGAGCACGTCCTCGCGGAGGCACAGGACCTCGGCGTCGCCGAGGCCGACCCCGCCTTCGACGTCGAGGGGACCGACGCCGCCCTCAAGTGCGTCATCCTCTCGAACGTGCTCGCCGGCGGCGAGACGGAGTACACCCTCGAGGACGCGGACGTCGACGGCATCGTCGACATCCCGCCGAGTGCACTCCAGCTCGCGCAGTCCGACGGGCGCACCGTCCGTCTCGTCGGCGAGGCGACCCCGACGGGCATCCGGGTCGGCCCGCGACTCGTCCCGACCGACAGTCCGCTCGCGGTGACCGGGACGGAGAACATCGTCCAGCTGGAGACCGACCACGCGGGCACGCTCGCGCTGCGCGGTCGCGGGGCCGGTGGCGACCCCACCGCGAGTGCGGTGCTGGCGGACGTCGCGCGCCTCGAGTGA
- the tuf gene encoding translation elongation factor EF-1 subunit alpha translates to MSDKPHQNLAIIGHVDHGKSTLVGRLLFETGSVPEHVIEQYREEAEEKGKGGFEFAYVMDNLAEERERGVTIDIAHQEFDTDEYYFTIVDCPGHRDFVKNMITGASQADNAVLVVAADDGVAPQTREHVFLARTLGIGELIIGVNKMDVVDYGEEKYKEVKAEVQNLLKQVQFRSEDATFIPISAFEGDNIAERSDNTSWYDGDILLEALNNLPEPQPPTDAPLRLPIQDVYTISGIGTVPVGRVETGMLNTGDNVSFQPSDVGGEVKTIEMHHEEVPQAGPGDNVGFNVRGIGKDDIRRGDVCGPADDPPSVAETFQAQIVVMQHPSVITAGYTPVFHAHTAQVACTIESIDKKMDPSSGEVAEENPDFIQSGDSAVVTVRPQKPLSIEPSGEIPELGSFAVRDMGQTIAAGKVMSVNEK, encoded by the coding sequence ATGAGCGACAAACCGCACCAGAACCTGGCCATCATCGGCCACGTCGACCACGGTAAGAGCACACTGGTCGGGCGACTCCTCTTCGAGACGGGGAGCGTGCCCGAGCACGTCATCGAGCAGTACCGCGAGGAAGCCGAAGAGAAGGGCAAGGGCGGCTTCGAGTTCGCCTACGTCATGGACAACCTCGCCGAGGAGCGCGAGCGCGGTGTAACCATCGACATCGCCCACCAGGAGTTCGACACCGACGAGTACTACTTCACCATCGTCGACTGTCCGGGCCACCGCGACTTCGTCAAGAACATGATCACCGGCGCGTCCCAGGCCGACAACGCCGTTCTCGTCGTCGCCGCCGACGACGGTGTCGCGCCCCAGACCCGCGAGCACGTCTTCCTGGCCCGCACGCTGGGTATCGGCGAGCTCATCATCGGCGTCAACAAGATGGACGTCGTCGACTACGGCGAGGAGAAGTACAAGGAGGTCAAGGCGGAGGTCCAGAACCTGCTGAAGCAGGTCCAGTTCCGCTCCGAGGACGCGACGTTCATCCCGATCTCCGCGTTCGAGGGTGACAACATCGCCGAGCGCTCCGACAACACCTCCTGGTACGACGGGGACATCCTCCTCGAGGCCCTCAACAACCTGCCGGAGCCGCAGCCGCCGACGGACGCGCCGCTGCGCCTCCCGATCCAGGACGTCTACACCATCTCCGGCATCGGTACGGTCCCGGTCGGCCGCGTCGAGACGGGGATGCTCAACACGGGCGACAACGTCTCGTTCCAGCCGTCCGACGTCGGTGGCGAGGTCAAGACCATCGAGATGCACCACGAAGAGGTGCCCCAGGCCGGCCCCGGTGACAACGTCGGGTTCAACGTCCGTGGCATCGGCAAGGACGACATCCGCCGCGGTGACGTCTGTGGCCCCGCCGACGACCCGCCGTCGGTCGCCGAGACGTTCCAGGCCCAGATCGTCGTCATGCAGCACCCGTCCGTGATCACGGCCGGCTACACGCCGGTCTTCCACGCCCACACGGCACAGGTCGCCTGTACCATCGAGTCCATCGACAAGAAGATGGACCCGTCCTCGGGCGAGGTCGCCGAGGAGAACCCGGACTTCATCCAGTCCGGCGACTCCGCGGTCGTCACCGTCCGTCCGCAGAAGCCCCTCAGCATCGAGCCGTCCGGCGAGATTCCGGAACTCGGCTCCTTCGCAGTTCGTGACATGGGCCAGACCATCGCGGCTGGCAAGGTCATGTCCGTCAACGAGAAGTAA
- the rpsJ gene encoding 30S ribosomal protein S10 — protein MQQARVRLAGTSPDDLDNICDDVREIANKTGVNLSGPIPLPTKTLEIPTRKSPDGEGTATWEHWEMRVHKRLIDLDADERALRQLMRIQVPNDVSIEIVLED, from the coding sequence ATGCAGCAGGCACGCGTCCGGCTCGCGGGAACGAGCCCCGACGACCTCGACAACATCTGTGACGACGTTCGCGAGATCGCGAACAAGACAGGTGTCAACCTGTCGGGTCCCATCCCGCTGCCGACCAAGACGCTCGAGATCCCGACCCGCAAGTCCCCCGACGGTGAGGGGACTGCGACGTGGGAACACTGGGAGATGCGCGTCCACAAGCGTCTGATCGACCTCGACGCCGACGAGCGCGCACTTCGCCAGCTCATGCGGATCCAGGTCCCGAACGACGTCAGCATCGAGATCGTCCTCGAGGACTGA
- a CDS encoding rhomboid family intramembrane serine protease — translation MSRRAGSPTLETFVVFALVFALQLVVSVFQGLLGLAGFHDFLFTLYAPFDRPWTLVTSVYAHAGPMHLLSNAIALALVGFVLERKTSRFRYHAFFVVSGALAGLAQVLTSGFVAAIGLGRPTAVLGASGAVFALYGYVLGGNRVTDGVLSRFDVPEWAELLVFVVVAAAVTWATGAPGVALVAHFAGFLIGVAAGRTRLLATSQRSTHGHRKESY, via the coding sequence ATGTCCCGTCGCGCCGGGAGCCCCACCCTCGAGACGTTCGTCGTCTTCGCACTCGTCTTCGCCCTCCAGCTCGTCGTCAGCGTCTTCCAGGGCCTTCTGGGCCTCGCGGGGTTCCACGACTTCCTGTTCACCCTCTACGCCCCGTTCGACCGGCCGTGGACGCTCGTCACGAGCGTCTACGCACACGCCGGCCCGATGCACCTCCTCTCGAACGCCATCGCGCTCGCGCTCGTCGGCTTCGTCCTGGAACGGAAGACCTCCCGGTTCCGGTACCACGCCTTCTTCGTGGTGAGCGGTGCCCTCGCCGGGCTCGCACAGGTCCTCACGAGCGGGTTCGTCGCCGCCATCGGCCTCGGGCGCCCCACGGCGGTCCTCGGCGCCAGCGGCGCCGTCTTCGCTCTCTACGGCTACGTCCTCGGCGGCAACCGCGTTACCGACGGCGTGCTGTCGCGCTTCGACGTCCCCGAGTGGGCCGAACTCCTCGTGTTCGTCGTCGTCGCCGCCGCCGTCACCTGGGCGACCGGGGCCCCCGGCGTCGCCCTCGTCGCCCACTTCGCGGGTTTCCTCATCGGCGTGGCAGCCGGCCGTACCCGGCTGCTCGCGACGTCACAACGTTCCACGCACGGGCACCGAAAGGAAAGTTACTAA